One stretch of Streptomyces sp. 135 DNA includes these proteins:
- a CDS encoding TerD family protein produces MPNARARIIADSRTGTPCSMTEPSGYVHGTLLTREATPLSVVRRSVYPGHPGGTTTARSRGGGSPMSSVSKGIKKVEVGLKWDPSTAGSPPNDLDIIAATYAADAPYGKPVYLVHFDSRSPDGTITLNRDSRTGQGFGFDEVMVLELDRLAPTYSRVVVGVAIQQQETQKVFGDITNTAVRIREGHTDLAQNDLAGVADSTAATIAEFTRDESGAWSFREAIRGFDADPTSFASLMGSKT; encoded by the coding sequence ATGCCGAACGCCCGAGCGAGAATCATCGCCGATTCGCGCACAGGGACGCCCTGTTCGATGACCGAGCCGTCCGGATACGTCCATGGCACCCTCCTGACCAGGGAAGCTACTCCGTTGTCAGTCGTACGTCGTAGCGTGTATCCGGGACATCCTGGCGGAACGACGACGGCCAGGTCACGAGGAGGGGGAAGCCCGATGAGCAGTGTCAGCAAGGGAATCAAGAAGGTCGAAGTCGGTCTCAAGTGGGACCCGAGCACGGCCGGCTCCCCGCCCAACGACCTCGACATCATCGCCGCGACGTACGCGGCGGACGCTCCCTACGGAAAGCCCGTCTACCTCGTCCACTTCGACAGCCGCTCGCCGGACGGCACGATCACCCTCAACCGTGACAGCAGGACGGGGCAGGGCTTCGGTTTCGACGAGGTCATGGTGCTGGAGCTCGATCGCCTCGCGCCCACGTACTCCCGCGTCGTGGTGGGCGTAGCGATCCAGCAGCAGGAGACGCAGAAGGTGTTCGGCGACATCACGAACACCGCTGTGCGGATCCGCGAGGGCCACACGGACCTGGCACAGAACGACCTCGCGGGCGTCGCCGACAGCACAGCCGCGACCATCGCCGAATTCACCAGGGACGAGTCCGGGGCGTGGTCGTTCCGCGAGGCCATCCGTGGTTTCGACGCCGACCCCACGTCGTTCGCCTCCCTCATGGGGAGCAAGACCTGA
- a CDS encoding YdbC family protein: protein MLVKWIRCTVVDRRGFERGQRKWAGLLGEPGFRGQGGGWSRGRPGVAHVFAFWESRAFYDSFMARSHDRLAAAQGGTFKDLQAKLFDYRFDVKTGFEPRFTGADVVRVAHCRVREDRVEHFALMQEKVWNPAMAGSPGMVRGLFGEAPGHEFLVLSMWQSAAEHGKYRAERVERLSLRAQTDADVAALAGDIVQLEPSWTV from the coding sequence GTGCTGGTCAAGTGGATTCGCTGCACCGTGGTGGACCGTCGGGGGTTCGAGCGAGGGCAGCGGAAATGGGCGGGGCTTTTGGGGGAGCCGGGGTTCCGGGGACAGGGCGGGGGGTGGAGCCGAGGGAGGCCGGGCGTCGCCCATGTCTTCGCCTTCTGGGAAAGCCGTGCCTTCTATGACTCCTTCATGGCTCGCTCGCACGACCGCCTGGCGGCTGCACAGGGGGGCACCTTCAAGGACCTCCAGGCCAAGCTCTTCGATTACCGCTTCGACGTGAAGACAGGGTTCGAACCGCGCTTCACGGGCGCCGACGTGGTGCGGGTGGCGCACTGCCGGGTCCGCGAAGACCGGGTCGAGCACTTCGCCCTCATGCAGGAGAAGGTGTGGAACCCGGCGATGGCGGGCTCACCCGGGATGGTGCGCGGGCTCTTCGGAGAAGCGCCCGGACACGAATTCCTCGTGCTTTCCATGTGGCAATCCGCCGCCGAGCACGGCAAATACCGCGCCGAGCGGGTGGAACGCCTCTCGCTGCGTGCGCAGACGGACGCCGATGTCGCCGCTCTCGCCGGGGACATCGTGCAACTGGAGCCGTCCTGGACGGTCTGA
- a CDS encoding TetR/AcrR family transcriptional regulator — protein sequence MAQKPVAAGRSSRSQDADRRAAGSASGDTDRRNPPKGVPEPDDVESSPASTAVPGTRRPGGRTARTRAAVRDAVLSGLADHGYPGLTVEYVADHSGVHKTTLYRRWGGLEGMVADALDMAGEDTWTPPDTGSLEGDLRELAREVVASFSDETSAAAPTAFVAAAFQSERAAAALHSFYAERFTRCETVVARAVERGEATADIDAAALVRAVSAPLLFRVFITREPIDTTLADQSAAAAIAATREGVFTRR from the coding sequence ATGGCGCAGAAGCCCGTTGCCGCTGGTCGGAGCAGCCGGTCGCAGGATGCGGATCGGCGCGCCGCCGGGTCGGCGAGTGGCGATACGGACCGGCGAAACCCTCCCAAAGGGGTCCCGGAGCCCGACGATGTCGAGTCGTCGCCGGCGTCGACCGCCGTCCCCGGCACCCGCCGCCCCGGCGGCCGCACGGCCCGCACCCGCGCCGCCGTCCGCGACGCCGTGCTGAGCGGCCTCGCCGATCATGGCTACCCCGGCCTCACCGTCGAATACGTGGCCGACCACTCGGGAGTCCACAAGACCACGCTGTACCGCCGATGGGGCGGACTCGAAGGCATGGTCGCCGACGCCCTGGACATGGCGGGCGAGGACACATGGACGCCGCCGGACACCGGCAGCCTGGAAGGGGACCTGCGCGAGCTGGCCAGGGAGGTGGTCGCATCCTTCTCCGACGAGACGTCGGCCGCGGCGCCGACCGCCTTCGTCGCCGCGGCCTTCCAGTCGGAGCGCGCCGCCGCAGCCCTGCACTCCTTCTACGCCGAGCGGTTCACCCGCTGCGAGACGGTCGTCGCCCGTGCGGTGGAGCGCGGCGAGGCGACTGCTGACATCGACGCGGCGGCTCTCGTCCGCGCCGTGTCCGCACCCCTGTTGTTCCGCGTCTTCATCACACGTGAACCGATCGACACGACGCTCGCCGACCAGTCGGCGGCGGCGGCCATCGCCGCCACGCGTGAAGGGGTGTTCACCAGGCGGTGA